From the Endozoicomonas sp. Mp262 genome, the window ATGCTCTAGCCATTTTTCTACTCCAATATCAAGCAGATCAGCTATATCATCACCTTTTGGGCCAAAAGTAGCGCGATAAAGAAATTCTGCAGCCTGTGCTTGGCTATTTAGTATTACTGCCAAAATTTCACTCCGTTATATATACGTATAATGACGTTTATTGTTAAGGAATAACTATGATGTCGTTAACAATAAATGTCGGTGGATTTAGTCGATGTATTTTGTGAGAAAAGAGAGTCCATATGTCCTGAGTCTTATATTTTAAACTCAGGATACTTTTTAACCGAGGCTAGGGGCTGTTGATGTTTTATCGCGAGCTCAGTGGTTTGTAAAGCGGCCTTACGCAAGGCGAACTGGTGCAGCGCGTAGTTATTCTACGTCAAGCCAGTTTAACGCAGTCGGAAGGCCGCTTTACGAGCCACCCGGAGGGCCAAAGCCAGCGCTTCCGTGCCGTCGTTGCAGCAGCTTGAAAGGCATGAGCTTCCTGCGCTGCTACGCCTAGCCACGAAAACGCTGGCTTTGGCTGAGCACGCGATAAAACATCAACAGCCCCTAGCTTGTAGCTTTACTCTGTTAGTATGAACGCGTTACTCATGCCTTCATGAATTCCAGGGTCTTTTTATCAAAGCCATTGTTCAGGCTTGGGAATAACTCTTCCACATTTTTACTATATCCAAACCAGGCGGCAAGGGTGGCGCTAACCTGATCGGCGGATATTTCGGGAATCATCCGGCTGTGTTTGTAGTCATATGGGCTACCCTCACGCATGTCCGGCCAGACACCATAAGCCTTTTTACCATTGACAGCGCCTCCCATGATTAACTGGTGTCCGCCCCAGCCATGGTCTGTGCCAGTTGCATTAGATGGAATGCGGCGGCCGAAGTCAGACATGGTGAATGTGGTAACGTTATCATTCAGGCCAATGCTCTTTATATCATTGTGAAAGGCAGCCATGCCATCCGCTAATTGTTGCAGCAGATTTTGATGGGATTTTTTCTGGTCTTTATGGGTATCAAAGCCACCCAGTCCAACAAAATAAATCTGTCGTTGGTGACCGAGTTTTCCCCGTATTCTGATATATTGAGCTGTTGTTTGAAGTGTTTTACTGAATCCTGTATCAGGGTAATCATTGGTATCACCCAGTTCATCTATATAGCCTCTGAGGGTCATATGATCCAGGTAAGATTTTTCCATTGCCGAGGAATAGTTGCGTGGCATTAAATTACTGTAGCCAGTAGAAAAATGCCTGTTCATGGCCTCCAGCCGTGCCGGTGTATTCAGTCCTTCATAACCGCTGGGTTGCCCGGGCCTGATAATAAGTTGCTCACGACTTTTTGATCGTAGCCACTTACACTGTCCATCCATGGATATCAGGGGAGACAGACTACCATTAAGGTACATGTCATCCGCCATTCGCCCAGCCCAGCCCAGTTCGTCATCGTGACTCAGGGTTCCGGACTGCCATGCGATTGACTGATAGTTATGAGCCAGCACAAAGGGAGGGATTTGGGGGTTTGACCTGCCAACAACAGGTTCGATCAACTGACCTGAATTGACAATCACGGTAGCATCACCTGCTTTGAAAACAGGCTGAAGTTTCGTCATTGAGGAATGAAGTCCCAGCGGTACATGGTTGTCAGCCTTTAGCCCCGTATCAACCAGCTGACTCTGGGGAATGGCTATGTTCGGCCTCATTGATTGATAGATATTGTATTCTTTGCTACTGGTAGGGATGACCATATTGTAAGCATCGTTACCACCATGCAAAAAGATACAGACTAAGGCCTTAAAGTCATCGGTGCTGCCATAGGCGGAACTCATACCGGAAACGGCCGGTAACATCAGAGAGGCACCGGAAGCCAGGCCGCCTTTTAAAAATGTTCTACGTGATACTTTCATTGTTTTTACCCCTGGCAACGAAATTCTGGTGAGCATTGAATAGCAAACAAAGTATTATTGACCTGTTGAGCAACAGGTTGGCCACTTTGGTTTTGCTCTAACAGCATATTTTTCAAGAAATTTGCTAAATCTGATGGCATATCACCGCCAAAAAAACGATCACTTAACAGATCCATATAGAGACCGGGGTTG encodes:
- a CDS encoding DUF1501 domain-containing protein, producing the protein MKVSRRTFLKGGLASGASLMLPAVSGMSSAYGSTDDFKALVCIFLHGGNDAYNMVIPTSSKEYNIYQSMRPNIAIPQSQLVDTGLKADNHVPLGLHSSMTKLQPVFKAGDATVIVNSGQLIEPVVGRSNPQIPPFVLAHNYQSIAWQSGTLSHDDELGWAGRMADDMYLNGSLSPLISMDGQCKWLRSKSREQLIIRPGQPSGYEGLNTPARLEAMNRHFSTGYSNLMPRNYSSAMEKSYLDHMTLRGYIDELGDTNDYPDTGFSKTLQTTAQYIRIRGKLGHQRQIYFVGLGGFDTHKDQKKSHQNLLQQLADGMAAFHNDIKSIGLNDNVTTFTMSDFGRRIPSNATGTDHGWGGHQLIMGGAVNGKKAYGVWPDMREGSPYDYKHSRMIPEISADQVSATLAAWFGYSKNVEELFPSLNNGFDKKTLEFMKA